In Acidimicrobiales bacterium, the genomic window CGGGGCCCGTACGCGTCGATGTACCGCTCGAAGCTCTGGACGATGCGGATGTTCGCCGGCTTCGGGACGGCCGACGACACCAACGGCCGGTTCAAGGAGATCCTCCGGGCCGGCGGCGACGGCCTGTCGACCGCCTTCGACCTCCCGACGCTCATGGGCCGCGACTCCGACGACCCGCACAGCGAGGGCGAGGTGGGCAAGTGCGGCGTCGCCGTCGACACCCTGGCCGACGTCGAGGACCTCTACGCCGGCATCGACCTCGGCTCGGTCACCACGTCGATGACGATCAACTCGCCGGCCCCGGTGATCTTCGCCATGTACATCGCCACCGCGGAGAAGACGGGGGTGGAGCGCAAGCGCCTCGGCGGCACGCTCCAGAACGACATCCTGAAGGAGTACCAGGCCCAGAAGGAGTTCGTCTTCCCGCCCCGGCCGTCCATGCGCCTCGTCCGGGACGTGATCGCGTTCTGCGCGGCCGAGATGCCGAAGTGGCACCCCGTCTCGATCTCGGGCTACCACATCCGCGAGGCGGGCTCGACGGCGGCCCAGGAGCTGGCCTTCACCCTCGCCAACGGCTTCGCCTACGTGGAGCTGGCCCGGTCGGCCGGGCTGGAGGTCGACGCCTTCGCCCCCCGGCTGTCGTTCTTCTTCAACGCCCACATCGACTTCTTCGAGGAGATCGCCAAGTACCGCGCGGCCCGGCGCATCTGGGCCAGGTGGATGAAGGAGCGCTACGGCGCCACCAGCCCCCGGTCGCTCCAGCTGCGGTTCCACACCCAGACGGCGGGCGTGTCGCTCACGGCCCAGCAGCCCGAGGTGAACGTGGCCCGCACGGCGATCGAGGCGCTGGCCGGCGTGCTCGGTGGCACCCAGTCGCTGCACACGAACTCGATGGACGAGGCCCTCGCCCTGCCCACCGAGAAGGCCGCCCGCATCGCCCTCCGCACCCAGCAGGTGATCGCCTTCGAGACCGGCGTGGCCAACGTGGCCGACCCGCTCGGGGGCTCGTGGTTCGTCGAGGCCATGACCGACGAGATCGAGCGCCAGGCCGAGGAGATCTTCGCCCACCTCGACGAG contains:
- a CDS encoding methylmalonyl-CoA mutase family protein produces the protein MSARDDWRQAYEASKLRDADFETMSGVPLEPVYGPDDGDFPGAYPYTRGPYASMYRSKLWTMRMFAGFGTADDTNGRFKEILRAGGDGLSTAFDLPTLMGRDSDDPHSEGEVGKCGVAVDTLADVEDLYAGIDLGSVTTSMTINSPAPVIFAMYIATAEKTGVERKRLGGTLQNDILKEYQAQKEFVFPPRPSMRLVRDVIAFCAAEMPKWHPVSISGYHIREAGSTAAQELAFTLANGFAYVELARSAGLEVDAFAPRLSFFFNAHIDFFEEIAKYRAARRIWARWMKERYGATSPRSLQLRFHTQTAGVSLTAQQPEVNVARTAIEALAGVLGGTQSLHTNSMDEALALPTEKAARIALRTQQVIAFETGVANVADPLGGSWFVEAMTDEIERQAEEIFAHLDELGHGSILEGAYAGIDNGYFVGEIAESAYQMERKINSGRRVVVGVNRFTEGSEDDDLDILQITAEYEQRQIKRLAEVKADRDADAVRDALARLAAEAADPEVNLMPALVDTVRTYATEGEIIDALAGVFGRYVETPVL